The Oryza brachyantha chromosome 7, ObraRS2, whole genome shotgun sequence genomic interval AGCCTCGATGGCCTGACACACATGAGGCTCAAGTATGCAGGCAGCTGAATCCGGCGTGACAAACAACCACCTCCAAAACCGAACCCCCCTACACATAACAACGCACAGCATTTCCCCCCTCCTCTccggaagaagaagaacattCCAAGCAAATTATTCGGCTGCGAAAAGGCGGCCGAGGCGAGGCCaggagaggaaagagaggagaaaaaccAGCGACAGCCAGCCaccaaacccaaaaaaaaaacaaaaaccggagaggaagaggggaaaaaaaaagcttggcggaaatcaataaaaaattccTCGCGTGCGAGGAAACCTCGAGACGCCAGCCAACGCGAGGAGgggggaagaggaagagggaggcagcggcggccgccccCACCGTCGGAATCTCTCGCTCGCGATCCCCAATCcgtgtgggggtggggggtgtTACTTTCCTCCGATTCGCCGATTCGgcaggcgccggcggcgggagatcCCGCCGATCGGGGAGCTGCGTGGGGTGGGGGATTTCGGGTAGGTCGGGGTGGGGGCTTGTGCGATTGGGGGGGttgaggagaggagaggagcggagctgagctgagctcggcggagggggaggggtggTGGGGGCTGGATGCTGTCGGTGAGGAGGCGGCAGGAGGATGCGCGCGGCGTAGGGCTCCGGGGCGGAGCCGCGGGGGGCGGCATGGAGGACGACGCCGAGctggaggagggggaggcctACGGCGACGACACCGCCTTCGTCGACCCCGACGTCGCGCTCTCTTACATTGTGAGTGCCCAACCGAAATGCCGCGGTGTTTCGTCCCGCTGCCGTGGCTCCTATGCTTGTTTGGTTGTCATTCGTCGGATGCCAATTTAGCTTCAGGGAATTGATCGGTCAAATTTGTATGGAGAACAAACATGTCTCGTTCGATTTCCATGCTTCCTAGGAGCGATGCTGCCTCAGCACGTAGTGAAGTGATTGCATTGGTGAATCGTTTAAAATCGGGTCGATTCGTTGCTTTGGTTGTTGGAGACTGGAAGCTAGCATTTAAagtttgctcttttttttttgtttcttagtAAGTGAAaatgatgatggtgatgagGATTCTATATTAGTCCAAGTAAATGCTTTGACGACGCTGTTATTATGTAATGAAATGTGAATCAATAATTTGTCCGGTTTCTCTAAgattatactttattttatttttgataggCATACCATTTTATGTGATGGGGATCAATCTTTCCTCACTTTAAACTGCCAGGCCAAATTCCCTGGTGCTGTTACTTGGGTTTATTCCTGCAAGACTGtacattctattttttatggcAGGACTATGTGCTTCCTCGAGCAACTTTTCACGGATCGAATAACACTCTTTGTGTACAATGCACagtgaattaattaaacatgcTTACGTTTTGAGTTTATTGTCAGCGGTTACTTTATATGTCCAGATACATACCACATGCCGTTATATTTTTTGACGGATGGAGTAGTAATTTCAATGCACTCTATATCCAAAGTCCTTTTTCCCTGAAGAAacgaaaaaggaaaggaaaataaaaggaagaaATAATGAAACTTATGATTAACAAAACTCGACTGTACGCAGGGTGCCTTTTATGGATAACTTGCAACTGAATGCGATAAACACTAGCAACTTTAACCTGCCAAAATGATTCCTTTTTTGTTCTTGatgtgccttttttttttcaggatgAAAAAATCCAAGATGTACTGGGCCATTTTCAGAAGGACTTTGAAGGAGCTGTATCTGCAGAAAATCTAGGTGAAGAGATATGAGTTGCTTCTGTAGTCATCTTCACTTTGGTAACTATAGAGACATTAAAACAGGAGATTAATGTATAACAGGATCGAAATTTGGTGGATATGGTTCATTTTTGCCTACTTACCAGCGTTCTCCTCTGCTCCAAACTAGAAGTCCACCTAAGGCGGCAAACATTAGCTCAAGATCTCCTTGTCACCAGCCTGCTGAGGTGCTTAACTTGGTTTTGACTTTAAACCTTCAGTGTTTTAAATTGATGTTCTAATGAGGTGATTTGTGATTTAGAGCATGTCCCAGAACACTTTGGCTGTGGCAGTTCCATCTGTTTCAAAACCTAATGGTTCCGTGGTGCTACTTTCTGACGATTCAAGTAAAAAGGAAGTACAACAAAGCACAAAAGTTGAAAGAGCCTCTAGCACCCATGATTCGTTGAATGGGCCAACTAAGTCTAGTGACCACAATAGATTTAAAGTCCGGATCAAAGTTGGTTCGgacaatggcgtggcaagaaACAATGCAGCTATttacagtggtttgggtcttgATATTTCTTCACCTTCATCCGTAGAGGATAGCCCTGATGGCTGTGGGGGCCTCTCCCCAGAATTCAACAATGTGCCAACTGAATCTCCCCGTACCATTCTTCAGGTAAATTACTGCATGATAGCTATATGAGCTATTTGCTCTTACTTTTCATTATGCATGGTTCATACGAGTGAATAATTCTCTTCATTCTCTAAATATTTGGAACAGATCATGACATGCTTTTCAGTCCCTGGAGGGTTTTTGCTATCCCCTCTGCAAGGTAATCTTCTTCAACTGACACAAAAGGTTGTGCCTACATCAAAGAAATGGGAAACAAGTGTAAACATAGGAAATGTACATGAAGGGCATGCAGCTAAAAGGGTGAAATCTGAttctaagaaaaagaaagctgTAGATACAAAGAGGTCAAAAAGCAGAAATGATATCAGTGCAGTTATGAAAAACGAGATTGATATAGAAACACCTGCTGGTCAAAAGATCGTATCGGAAGCTCTCAACATATCATTGCTGTCTAATCCCACAACCATGGAGGCAAAGGATGGGAGCCAGTTTGAAGAGTATCATATCCGAAACAACCTGGTGGGAAATAAAGATGCTCGATTGAAAGAACGGACCATCAACAGCGACTTGATGGCAATCAAACCTGAAAATGTCAAAGCCGAGGCAGCAGAATGTTTAGAAAACAGTGGCCTTGGCAGTTCAGAAATGGACATTTCAGCATCCAAGGGGGAAACGAAACTCAAGGCAGAAAAGGAAGAGGCGCATGTAGAAGACAGGAACACTACCAGTGAAAAAGACTTCCAATTGGATAggaaacaagaaagaaaaataaaaacagagaGTAAATGCAGTACCACTGGAGTTAACTTTGAAGGTAACAAGgttatgaatgaaaaaacaccTGCTGTTGGCAGGAGCACAGGAAAGGTTTCTAGTAAAGAAACTTTAGTTAACGATATTAATGGAGAAAATGTCTCCAAAAGTGAAGTCAGAAGAATTCAGAAAGAGCAAAACATGAATGCTTCATCATCTTCTGATTTCCTGGAAGACGACAGGGGTGTCCTTTCTTCTGCTGCAGTTAAGGAGTGGAAAAATGATTCGCAATCCAAATCTAGCCATGCAGGAAAGAAACCCAAAGCAAAATCACATAGAGATGTTAGGGAGAGCTTGCCTGAAGGATCTTATGGAGGCAAGGATCATGATACATTGGAGAATGGAAGTGGCTTGGGAGAGTTACGACCAAAGGAGAAAATTTGGAAGAATGACAGTGAGAGGGATTCTGATATGCCTGGGACATCAAAGAGGGAAATTTCATCTAGTTTGAAGAATGATAGACACCCACCCACTGAGGAGCAGAAGATACATGTACCTCCATCTGCTAGTGCACCTACTGCAAACGCAGCTCCCACGCTTCCTGCCCCAGTCGTGATAGATGAACATTGGGTATGCTGTGACATATGCCAGAAATGGCGTCTCCTGCCGTATGAGATGAATCCTGCTCTGCTACCAAAGAAGTGGAAATGCAGCATGCAACAGTGGCTGTAAGTTCAACGGTTCAAATCCACATATAATGTTGAAATTTCATTCATCTTATCACTTTTAGCTCCCTCTTTATATTTCCTGCTCATTTTGCTGCCTCTATTATACCTGATTTAACCAATGAGTGTATCAGTATTCGGTAGTTACCATGTAACAAAGGGCACCATGTACATCCagggttgtttggttgctgcCTTAaattactccatccgttcTACTTTAGTTGTTGCCCTTGGTCACAGACAAGTCTATTATGCGTACACTTGATCATTATTTCTCCTAATTATATGTTCTCAATAAGTATTAAAGAtataatggtaaaaaaatgcttttggTGAGAAACATACTAATGCCATCACTAAAAATGTATTATATAGTTACATGTGGAATTTTCTTTGCGTTCTAACTCGAATGCGAGGAAATTTTTGGGTAGAGTGGTTAGTGGCTTTTGTTATGAGCATTAGTACTGTAGCACATGGCATCGTAGCATCAGATTAGGGGAGAATTTATCTTCGTAATATTATAGTTACCTAAATAATTAGTTAGTTCCTATGGTAGGGGGATTAGGTATTTGATATATTGTCTGTTAGTTAGGAAAATATAGTTATGTTAGGAGTTAGAGATATGGTTTGTTAGGAAAGTAGAGATTAAGGGGCAAGTTACTATTCACGTGAATAGCACCGTGGTACTATAGCACGAGGATTCCCTTATATAAGGGACCCATGAACGCCATAGTGATCAAGgaataaataatcataaagtTAGATTTAGTTTGATCAGAGTCTCGTAGCCATTGGGAGAAGCCCGGTGCCGACGAGAGCGATCTCGCATTTATCCTGGTCTTTGGACTCTTATCCTTTTTATGAATCATCGTCCATAACCCTAAAGGATTGGAGTTTGGATATATTCTTAAATGGTTTCTTGTGCCCCCTATATTGCACCTGAACTGCTTAGGccatagtttaattaaaaatatttatactgtAGTTAATGCTATTTTCTGCTATCTTGGAGTCTTCAGTGAGGCTCTATGTTGGTATGCATGAGCAATGTGATATTTATTCATGTTCATCCTATGTGGGACATTTTGCTTGTTTCTTGCtgaaaaactatattttccaATTTTGTTGGTATGCATGAGCAATGTAATATTTATTCATGTTCATCCTGTGTGGGACATTTTGTATGTTTCTTGCTGAAAAGCTATATTTTCCAATTTTGTTGGTATGCACGGCAATGTAATATTTATTCATGTTCATCCTGTGTGGgacattttgtttgtttcttgctGAAAAGCTATATTTTCCAACTTTTGCAGACCAGGGATGAACAGATGTGAAGTTAGTGAGGATGAAACTACCAATGCCCTGAATGCACTATATGTCATTCCAGCCCCCGGCAATGGCGTTGCTGCGGCTGGACATCCtcatgttgcttcttcaggGTTAACAACATCAAACACTTTGAGTCTAAATGGACATGTTGAACAAAGTAGGAAAAGGAAGAATGCCCTGAATGATGGAAATGGCTCCTTTGAGGGTTCTCAGCTAACACAGGCTTCAGTTCATCCACTGAGCAACCAACACGCTCCTACTAGAAGTAAAAACACTGCTGATAATAGCCAATTTCCTGCCGAGAGAGATTCTAAATCAGTTGACCATTtcattgaaaagaaaaggtccAAGAGCAAGAATCATGGTAGCTCTTCTGATGGAGGTTCTGTTTACTGTTCTTCTCTTCTCgcagttttgttttcttgataCATTATCTTCCCGTATGAATTCACCCTATCATGCATCAATTGgttatgtttcttttctgAAGCTCTCCTTATTCAAATACAGGGCATCTCGGGGAAAGATCCAGGAAGCATTCAAAAGTAAAAAGCAGGAGAGAGATGGATCATGATGAATACAGAACTTCTAAGAAGCTTAAAAAAGAGGAGCGGCGCCATTGTGGCATAGATTCTACCCCTGCATGTGATTTAGCTAGTGGAGACGTTCCTGATGAAGCCAAAGCTTTGCCTGCAAAATCAATGGCCTTACAGGGTTCGAGTGAACGGAGTGATGTTCCTTCATCAAAGTATAAAAGTGTTTCTAAGTATAGTTCTTCAGAAAAATCTAAGAGGGCTAAGGACGGGGATGTTTTTCTTCCTGAAGACAAGAACAAAGAACATTTTTGCCCCTCAGATGTACAAAAATCAGATTTGTCTAGTAAGAAGAGGATAGTGAAGGAATGGGAGGAGAGTCAGCACAATTCAACAGCTCAGGTGAGAGTGTCTATAGTAAACCAAAGTTCTTCTGCCAAAGAAACCTTCAAGGATCAGAATTTAAAGGAAACTAAGTCAAAGTTAACAAAATCCGAAGAACCATTTGCCATGGCAGAttcaaaatcaataaaatttgcacaTTCTAATCAAACTTCAACTTACAATGGGGGCAATCTAACTCATGAGCTATTTGAAGACAGCACACGTTTTGCTGTTAAAAGGGGTATGTCTGAACTACCAGAAAATCGGTCTTGTGAACAATCTCTGGATTTGGCTGAACCTGCCTCCAATGATTTAGCCTACTTTCAAACTGCAGCTGTAACTTCAAATTCTTCAAAGGCTTCAGGCTCACAGAGAAGGAAACAAAACTTTCAAGTTGCAAAAACTTCAATTGAGTCTGTATCTTCATCACCGCCTGGAATCTCTAACAATGACAAGGTCTCCCATAACAAAATATTGGGAAAGGACGGATCTATGTGTGCTAACACAAACAATACACCAAGCTCGGTGAAGTATCCAAATGCTGAAGTTATTGTAGATAATGTTCATCAGGCCAAGAAGTCACACGAGAGTATGCTTGCTAGCGAACCTGTTATGAATGATTTCTTGCAAGGGAACTCTGATAAAGATAATGATTTGTCTCAGTTAACTCAAGGCCATGCTTCCAATGGTATTATTTCAGGAAGGAGTTTGGATGATGATCTGCAGCATGCATCTGGGAGAAAAGATTCATCTTTGAAAGGCTCCAATTCAGGTAGAGGTCATAACCACTTGCATTCTGCGAACAAAAATAACTTGCTTACTGATGGCTCttcaatacaaaataaaatgacaaACTTGGACACTAAAAGCGATTCAGTGGTGCATGAAAACAAGAGAAGTGTTTCTTCTCTCCAAGACAGAAATGAATCAACCCATTACCCACCAGATGGAAATCCCCAGTCAGAGGTGTCACTTGGAAAAGAAAAGTCGCATCCCAAGGGCAACAAGCATGATCAAAATTCCAAAGCCCAAATGCTCCCCTCACCTCTGAAAGAAAGCAAAGTGGAATCCCACTCCGCTCCAGTAAGATCTAATGCATCAAAACCAACAGCACAGTTAAGGCGGGCCAGTGTTGAAAATGGAGGGCAACATGGCATTACAAAACAAGCAATTTCTAATCCTGCAGATACTTCCAGTCCAGTTAGGAAGGATAATAATTCAACTGGATATGCTCTTAAAGAAGCGCGGGATTTGAAACACAAGGCTAACCGTTTAAAGGTTCCTCACCTTAGCTCTCTCTTAGCTCATGCACATGAAAGTGATAGTTCTTGATATGTAAGGTTCTCACATTCTTTCTCTGCAGGAAGAAGGAAAAGAACAAGAAAGTACAAGACTTTACTTTGAATCAGCCTTAAAATATCTGCATGTTGCGTCAACATTGGAGCCTCCTCCAAGCATTGATGGCTTTAAACAATGTGATGCAGCTCAGAACTTGTATTCTGATACTGCAAAACTCTGCAAGTAAGCTATTGTTGTACTAATACGTATGCTGCATCTTGGAATACCTGTATTTGATCAACCAAAGTTTTCTTCCTCAAATACTTTGCACTTTCCTTATCCAAGGTGGAATTTCGCATATATCCCATTACATCTATCCATACCCCCACAGCTTGCATCGATTTATAGCATATTGGTCCAATATTTATAGCATATCTTTCCCACTATGCATCATTCAGTTAAAAGTGCCTAATATTTGGAAGCCCAATTCATTGCTATGGCGAAAGGTAATATAAATTGAGAGGGTGCATTTCGTTCATgaacttgtaatgtaaatgtTTGTTTAGTGATTAGTATGATGACTAGTTGATGCCATCATTTCTGTCATTCTGTGGCCCTCTGCAATCTGCCACgtgtaatattttatagttacAGTCTTCTCCTGGGttatagttattttgttgTCTTGTTCATGAATACTATGCACGAAGAACCAGTCTGTACTGCAAATAAATTCCTGGGGGTTCCCTCGTGTTTTAAGTTGGATGTTAGTGTCTGAATTTTTTCTACTGCAATGGTCAATGGTCTGCCTGATGTTATTGTACTTAACTCATGTTTCGTCACTATATTAATTGATTCATACGATTGTCCAGCTTTGTTGGTCATGCATATGAGAAGTCCAGGAAGATGGCAGCTGCTGCTTTAGCATATAAGTGTGTCGAAGTAGCCTATCTCAAGGCTGCGTACTATAAATATCCTACCGCAAGCAAGGATCGGCAGATGTTGCAGGCAATTGTACAGGCTCCACCAGGTACTTGAACTTCAAcactgaaatttaaattatatatattaatctatcttgcattttgagatttttaaatacCTTTATTTGGTTTCAACACTGAAGATTATTCGGTTTTTCTTGAAAGTGCATATGCATCATACTATTTATATGTGCTGTGCCCAAAAATTCAGAATACCATATCCAATGCCCTGTTCTTGCTGGTGTTTCACTACttcatttcatatatttgcGTATTTTCCAGGCATAGTCATCTTGTTACTGTTTCTTATCTGGATTGTGTTTGggctaacttttttttttttgctttgctaTTTACTTTCGTTTGCTACCTTTGTAGGTGAATCGCCATCATCTTCTGCTTCTGACattgataatttaaataacAATGGATTATCGAAGGGCCCTTCAAACAAGGATGCTAATTCACCCCAAGTTACTGGGAACAATTTGTTACTAGCTGCTCGCAATCAATCACACTT includes:
- the LOC102703417 gene encoding cysteine-tryptophan domain-containing zinc finger protein 7 codes for the protein MLSVRRRQEDARGVGLRGGAAGGGMEDDAELEEGEAYGDDTAFVDPDVALSYIDEKIQDVLGHFQKDFEGAVSAENLGSKFGGYGSFLPTYQRSPLLQTRSPPKAANISSRSPCHQPAESMSQNTLAVAVPSVSKPNGSVVLLSDDSSKKEVQQSTKVERASSTHDSLNGPTKSSDHNRFKVRIKVGSDNGVARNNAAIYSGLGLDISSPSSVEDSPDGCGGLSPEFNNVPTESPRTILQIMTCFSVPGGFLLSPLQGNLLQLTQKVVPTSKKWETSVNIGNVHEGHAAKRVKSDSKKKKAVDTKRSKSRNDISAVMKNEIDIETPAGQKIVSEALNISLLSNPTTMEAKDGSQFEEYHIRNNLVGNKDARLKERTINSDLMAIKPENVKAEAAECLENSGLGSSEMDISASKGETKLKAEKEEAHVEDRNTTSEKDFQLDRKQERKIKTESKCSTTGVNFEGNKVMNEKTPAVGRSTGKVSSKETLVNDINGENVSKSEVRRIQKEQNMNASSSSDFLEDDRGVLSSAAVKEWKNDSQSKSSHAGKKPKAKSHRDVRESLPEGSYGGKDHDTLENGSGLGELRPKEKIWKNDSERDSDMPGTSKREISSSLKNDRHPPTEEQKIHVPPSASAPTANAAPTLPAPVVIDEHWVCCDICQKWRLLPYEMNPALLPKKWKCSMQQWLPGMNRCEVSEDETTNALNALYVIPAPGNGVAAAGHPHVASSGLTTSNTLSLNGHVEQSRKRKNALNDGNGSFEGSQLTQASVHPLSNQHAPTRSKNTADNSQFPAERDSKSVDHFIEKKRSKSKNHGSSSDGGHLGERSRKHSKVKSRREMDHDEYRTSKKLKKEERRHCGIDSTPACDLASGDVPDEAKALPAKSMALQGSSERSDVPSSKYKSVSKYSSSEKSKRAKDGDVFLPEDKNKEHFCPSDVQKSDLSSKKRIVKEWEESQHNSTAQVRVSIVNQSSSAKETFKDQNLKETKSKLTKSEEPFAMADSKSIKFAHSNQTSTYNGGNLTHELFEDSTRFAVKRGMSELPENRSCEQSLDLAEPASNDLAYFQTAAVTSNSSKASGSQRRKQNFQVAKTSIESVSSSPPGISNNDKVSHNKILGKDGSMCANTNNTPSSVKYPNAEVIVDNVHQAKKSHESMLASEPVMNDFLQGNSDKDNDLSQLTQGHASNGIISGRSLDDDLQHASGRKDSSLKGSNSGRGHNHLHSANKNNLLTDGSSIQNKMTNLDTKSDSVVHENKRSVSSLQDRNESTHYPPDGNPQSEVSLGKEKSHPKGNKHDQNSKAQMLPSPLKESKVESHSAPVRSNASKPTAQLRRASVENGGQHGITKQAISNPADTSSPVRKDNNSTGYALKEARDLKHKANRLKEEGKEQESTRLYFESALKYLHVASTLEPPPSIDGFKQCDAAQNLYSDTAKLCNFVGHAYEKSRKMAAAALAYKCVEVAYLKAAYYKYPTASKDRQMLQAIVQAPPGESPSSSASDIDNLNNNGLSKGPSNKDANSPQVTGNNLLLAARNQSHLMRLLAYTNDVNCAFDATRKSQMAIAAAAGNQDNGIDGLSSVKTVLDFNFQSVNDLLRLVRLSMESISC